From one Plasmodium malariae genome assembly, chromosome: 12 genomic stretch:
- the HSP110 gene encoding heat shock protein 110, putative — MIKRTLILCLSVITFLNNVIIVKSSSLLGIDFGNEYIKVSIVSPGKGFNILLNNQSKRKISNAISFATKVRTFDEEAKVYSSKQPHLTLINSNNFLGYNIFDWLKNNKENLNIENYDENNEAFYSDINNYDFEHGDPASKYFAYDYVVDSKRGTINLKLKNDMVLSSEEVSANILGYIKKLAYTHLNIDYKTKRTLNVNIGCVISVPCNFSQRKKEAIVNASKIAGLELLSIVNGITAAAIHNVHDLPLNTTKLTMYLDVGSKNINVGIATISNVEKDKVRSRSVKVYACEVLENSSGNKIDVLLAEFLRKRFEEKHNISMINDRKAMRKLIISANKAKLLLSAKKSADIFIESLYNNKSLTDSVSRQEFEDLIHDIIMNFKRPINNALKKASFELKDIEALELIGSGWRVPKVLNEITNFFNPLKVGMHLNSDEAVTMGTLYIAAYNSANFRLKDLDYTDIISNEYHVLFEDSTKTKDNESSDEKNIQKELISYNSKYPVTKSVILKYRDNLKISVFENGKMITQYSVNPLDDGTKKKYENLDPPKIKLKFHLDKFGVLNMESMHLMYEEKKQMEGSEEGKENKEGKKDDKEDKNEDKKDDKEDKNEDRKDDKDSSEEIIEENLEKNEEQGSQQRQGGEENKDTDKTEKNKTQVVKHNVSLTYEIKHIKPMTLTYEEIKTKKEFLKKLDQNDINIFLKSEKKNNLESFIYESRSKMKQDMYKQVCKEEIRNEYLKKLEEYEEWLYIENDEPLENVSNKIRELEDIYIPVKERAEELQIRDKLIEETNSKIKEMKEKIKEYYEKKPWAEQTINVVRDSLEKEITWWIQAQEEQKKLDNYSPPYYKAKEVELKFKSINSLVKSLEKIKKPVVKKEKKEENKNTDETKTQNSSQENKENDKNNENNNEILNEKKDKEDAVNDNVNKTDTNTQKGSEAEEQNNSQENTNDAQEKKDEL; from the coding sequence ATGATAAAACGTACacttattttatgtttatctGTTATAACATTTCtgaataatgtaataattgtaaaaagtTCCTCATTATTAGGAATAGATTTTggtaatgaatatattaaggTATCAATTGTATCACCAGGTAAGGggtttaatatattattaaataatcaGAGTAAGAGAAAAATATCAAATGCTATATCTTTTGCTACCAAGGTAAGAACATTTGATGAAGAGGCAAAAGTTTATAGCTCGAAACAGCCTCATTTAACCTtaataaatagtaataactTTTTGgggtataatatatttgattggttaaaaaacaataaagaaaatttgaATATTGAAAATTACGACGAAAATAATGAAGCGTTTTATAGTGACATAAACAACTACGATTTTGAACATGGGGATCCTgcttcaaaatattttgcatATGATTATGTGGTTGATAGTAAAAGAGGAACTATTAacttaaaattaaagaatgaCATGGTTTTATCGTCTGAAGAGGTCAGTGCAAACATATTaggttatattaaaaaattagcatacactcatttaaatatagattataaaacaaagagaactttaaatgtaaatattggTTGTGTTATATCAGTACCTTGTAATTTTTctcaaagaaaaaaggaagcCATAGTAAATGCATCAAAAATAGCTGGTTTAGAATTGTTGAGTATAGTTAATGGGATAACAGCTGCAGCTATTCATAATGTGCATGATTTGCCATTAAATACGACGAAGCTGACTATGTATTTAGATGTTGGGAGTAAGAATATAAATGTAGGTATCGCAACGATTAGTAATGTGGAGAAGGACAAAGTTCGTTCAAGAAGTGTTAAGGTATATGCATGTGAGGTATTGGAAAATAGTTCaggaaataaaatagatGTATTATTAGCAGAATTTTTAAGGAAAAGATTTGAAGAGaaacataatatttctatGATTAATGATAGAAAGGCAATGAggaaattaataatatctgCAAATAAggcaaaattattattgagTGCTAAGAAGTCAgctgatatatttattgaaagtttatataataataaaagtttaaCAGATAGTGTTAGTAGGCAAGAATTTGAAGATTTAATTCATGAcataattatgaattttaaaCGACCTATTAATAATGCTCTTAAAAAAGCGTCTTTTGAATTAAAAGACATTGAAGCATTAGAATTAATAGGATCAGGATGGAGAGTACCTAAAGTGCTAAATGAAATTACCAATTTCTTTAACCCTTTAAAAGTAGGTATGCATCTGAATAGTGATGAAGCTGTTACTATGGGTACTCTTTACATTGCTGCTTATAATAGTGCAAATTTTCGACTAAAAGATTTAGACTATACAGATATTATTTCGAATGAATATCATGTATTATTTGAGGACAGTACTAAAACTAAGGATAATGAATCTAGTGatgagaaaaatatacaGAAAGAATTAATTAGCTACAATTCCAAGTACCCTGTTACAAAAAgtgttatattaaaatatagagATAATTTAAAGATTTCGGTTTTTGAGAATGGGAAAATGATTACGCAGTATTCTGTAAATCCTTTAGACGACGGGACAAAgaagaaatatgaaaatttagaTCCTCCAAAAATAAAGCTAAAATTTCATCTTGATAAATTCGGTGTTCTGAATATGGAAAGCATGCACCTTATGTACGAGGAGAAGAAGCAAATGGAAGGAAGCGAAGagggaaaagaaaataaagaaggtAAGAAGGATGACAAGGaggataaaaatgaagataagAAGGACGATAAGGaggataaaaatgaagatagGAAGGACGATAAGGACAGCAGTGAAGAAATTATCGAAGAAAACCTCGAAAAGAACGAGGAGCAAGGGTCGCAGCAGCGGCAAGGTGGTGAAGAAAATAAGGATACAGATAAAACAGAAAAGAACAAAACACAAGTAGTAAAACATAATGTATCATTAACATACGAAATTAAGCATATAAAGCCAATGACTCTAAcatatgaagaaataaagaCAAAGAAggaattcttaaaaaaactAGATCAGAATgatatcaatatttttttgaaatcggaaaaaaaaaataatctagaatcctttatatatgaaagtagaagtaaaatgaaacaaGACATGTATAAACAAGTTTGTAAGGAAGAAATCagaaatgaatatttaaaaaaattggaagAATATGAAGAGTGGTTGTATATAGAAAATGATGAACCATTAGAAAATGTAAGTAACAAAATTAGAGAGTTAGAAGATATTTATATTCCCGTTAAAGAAAGGGCAGAAGAACTACAGATAAGAGATAAACTTATCGAAGAAACgaattcaaaaataaaagaaatgaaagaaaaaattaaggaatattatgaaaaaaaaccATGGGCTGAACAAACAATTAATGTGGTAAGGGATTcattagaaaaagaaataacgTGGTGGATTCAGGCTCaagaagaacaaaaaaaattagataacTATTCTCCGCCTTATTATAAAGCTAAGGAAGTAGAACTAAAATTTAAATCAATTAACTCATTAGTGAAGAGccttgaaaaaattaaaaaacctGTAgtaaagaaggaaaaaaaagaggaaaataaaaatacggATGAAACGAAGACACAAAATTCATCacaagaaaataaagaaaacgataagaataatgaaaataacaaTGAAATTctaaatgagaaaaaagataaagaagATGCAGTTAATGACAACGTGAATAAAACAGACACAAATACGCAAAAAGGAAGTGAGGCAGAGGAGCAAAATAATTCTCAGGAAAATACAAATGATGCACAGGAGAAGAAGGATGAGCTTTGA
- the PmUG01_12020500 gene encoding conserved Plasmodium protein, unknown function, which produces MNIKDDESENVVNSKNLKRNTKRNFENFRTFNDVESLSSVCGLSSNKRSNVTTSKDKKLPIYDNKQFINDLCPQRNKRKLEINFDDITRKQQKKKLSETPKNYSLPHILLNSGNVFASHEINEQIVNNSINTNGESLNNNAFTSEELLLKNESEVGKNYSNELSIIPFEGNNNNYYYYTANSFPYYKCENNSVLSSNINNNNTVKNILSILSKKDIFYKNVLKNQLKNNKPLMIKCDQLNLLLGKYKCENENSNNNFFMNKKNSVSVQDDSYELWNDILNNSDVTFADNSTLNLNPTNNKQNIPFFLNNNDKLGNSINDSYLYSISNESLAKDMLGSTITNLNSSSTNAENNSSLYFGKMNNCHISFNQDMKEMKTCEMLNFCPGESSNVNDPNTGVYYPNTISSFNISDHDNTFNNVSNAIFGVSNFENNGHNFCSSNGLSNLNSIHYFGNSSNTDNLNNSSNMNRQKEINNCNSKNK; this is translated from the coding sequence atgaatataaaagatGACGAAAGTGAAAATGTAGTTAATAGcaaaaatttgaaaagaaatacaaaaagaaattttgaaaattttagaaCATTCAATGATGTTGAATCGTTAAGCAGTGTTTGTGGACTGTCTTCGAATAAGAGAAGCAACGTTACCACATCGAAAGATAAGAAGTTACCTATATATGATAACAAACAATTTATAAATGACTTATGTCCGCAAagaaacaaaagaaaattagaaataaattttgatGATATAACAagaaaacaacaaaaaaaaaaattaagcgaaactccaaaaaattattccttgccacatattttattaaatagtGGAAATGTCTTTGCCTCACATGAAATTAATGAACAAATCGTGAACAATTCCATCAATACGAATGGGGAAAGTCTGAATAACAATGCATTCACATCAGAAGaattattgttaaaaaatgaatcaGAAGTaggtaaaaattattccaaTGAGTTGTCAATTATTCCTTTTgaaggaaataataataattattattattacactGCTAATAGTTTTCCCTATTATAAATGTGAAAATAATTCAGTTCTTAgcagtaatattaataataataatactgtgaaaaatattttaagtatattatcaaaaaaagatattttttataaaaatgtgttgaagaatcaattaaaaaacaataaaccGTTAATGATAAAATGTGACCAATTAAATTTGTTACTAGGAAAATATAAGtgtgaaaatgaaaattcaaacaataacttttttatgaataaaaaaaattctgtaAGTGTTCAGGATGATAGTTACGAATTATGGAATGATATCTTAAATAATTCTGATGTGACATTTGCTGATAATAGTACATTAAATTTAAACCCCACAAATAATAAACAGAATATTCCCTTTTTCCTAAACAACAATGATAAATTGGGTAACAGCATTAAtgattcatatttatatagtatatCAAATGAAAGTTTAGCTAAAGATATGTTAGGTAGCACTATTACTAACCTGAACAGTAGTAGCACAAATGCAGAAAATAACTCCAGTTTGTATTTtggaaaaatgaataattgcCACATTTCCTTCAACCAAGATatgaaagaaatgaaaacatGTGAAATGTTGAACTTTTGTCCAGGTGAAAGTAGTAATGTAAACGATCCAAACACTGGTGTATACTATCCTAACACTATTTCTAGTTTTAATATAAGTGATCATGATAACACATTTAATAATGTAAGCAATGCTATTTTTGGTGTTTCAAATTTCGAGAATAATGGACACAATTTTTGCAGTAGTAATGGCCTTAGTAATTTAAATAGTATTCACTATTTCGGAAACAGTAGCAATACAgacaatttaaataattctagTAACATGAATCGTCAAAAGGAAATAAACAACTGCaatagcaaaaataaataa
- the PmUG01_12020600 gene encoding zinc finger protein, putative has translation MLRVETKTWTRDSHDLFDYEAQQVNKKSFLISTPIKLFRSKAQVSCVADNPQCLPNTAQDYLLSVRPEEDKYVISPAEHSLSNQYNVKKLWIIVKDLPEKFYALHENDIIKLGRFRLKVRQFIESVDTLNSLKLDDCPSKKCEAILDSSNIQCRICLIEGNQENDPLICPCDCKGSIKYAHLMCLRKWINGRLNLNDQLFSGSVFIKDICCELCKSKYPKSIKQNDELVQLVKIPNLKTPLIVLDNIIGQTSKGVHLISFADKKYLKLGRGHESDVRIPDVSISRYHATIKYEKGLFKLEDHNSKFGTLVALRKAREICPKDTMSLQVGRSVVNFRVDEEIPFKSGTIDIIENKEVIDSSEIANNEKSNTNITQINNTNLEENNRNAYEGNQFVDLTNTTNTMQNSYVSYRVDNFVSLLNYQNEYRIFGLRNCYNLMENGNNNNNEQNLVQLNCSGNNMNIEGIQDDLDMNSNENCNGNCNGNSNSNNNNVNNDIKINDSMNAQIVVRNNNQNIQENNEEDENNNNNDNNDENNNDEEGDDDDENNASGNNNNNNNNNSSNNNGNNESNDSCNNGHNNNSDRNDNDNNSNDSSNQNNSTYNSNGNNDTYSNSNGNKKNNSSSYNNSSNSSNGSSSSNNSYNNKICSSNYDSPIENNKFLKHTNENCSNMYHNENISRYNRNDSGNYCKNNDKDTSYNGRKNEYIRNSCNTFCDKALSALNSHDNLNFINRNNYINYEKMNIEDNFFFRNEWKTPQLTDFCTNNDILNNNFIFNCNTSLEKMYDSVNNSSYQKEFNENVFPYSYYHFNKNEGETINGILYNQANYNDTYYTGDMNLTNNKHTAYNDPSKMRKKIVGIESNSLKDISDINNEENLNDSLTKIQNSSSMNGYSLNYENCMVNKYKYSKSFMYSTKDSLHNADEVNGTKLDGCDSNDHNNSSSSSSNSSSNERESNSNRSREKMSVTKKLSISCGNNNAPLINNYTVDACELKEQHMLKNKTKMINSNNKNIMLDLYDKKNVRHKKLKKCMNNDNAERPFIVENMYQNNNTLSLCKDGNMMPSSIISKDQNYVYKNQHNVSKYIKGNLMRNKVSCTNFFNVPFHRNNLNDEYLNYYLKKKYYSEESFYKEKLYYESPQEYKCDRGRNSYSRMKNINDSSGGDNNNGSSNSSDKISAKISGNINSSSSSSRYKFNHKYYSQSVETHKPYNVFNFNDKLSVNRNNPYVLINSVSCVDKKFNYNYRGGIPNFNVGSDFVLNSYCSNGNLAYFDVPCLLHNSNYANKKNQSFLNLQKDKDNYNNNSNTGGSSNYNPKYNDKCGSSSNNNTISNSTTNNTSTSNHNNSNNDINSNSSNYSNNNNGYSNSNSNTNSNTNSNTNSNIDSCSRNYGEYITESSKNEINIYDFKEHNDIEKQYHCANDNNMKEYNLPFEKKHKDYFLRNNRRNKSYYDAYTSYATNDINAFIHNYSYSDENCNNNNTIINIKNMELTTKNKKKYCNNNINLADLCNCSELNKSFYDTQFYKKFTSRIKKNEDNRSGKINKGYCESMNMSNDSSDYNRRKRNSTNKKNSIINRGSGNSRRSSRNIHKIKNDKMLIIKNDRSYRSDGSINCDDGNKRDSCENILNIKHSTSGNVNSVRNNNSEEEISLNANGTYDDLGNIYETTGNSNDSERDEITFDSVLEHAEIPITHRNKETPNGIMYFHKCNGSNLSSHSNTSLNVMGNKKSNAKSHKIKRNTIR, from the exons at gttAAGAGTTGAGACCAAAACATGGACGCGTGATAGCCATGATCTATTTGATTATGAAGCTCAacaagtaaataaaaaaagttttttaatttctacTCCTATAAAGCTTTTTCGCTCAAAAGCACAAGTTTCGTGTGTAGCTGATAATCCACAGTGCTTGCCTAATACAGCACAAGATTATCTTTTATCAGTACGACCAGAAGAAG ataaatatgTGATATCACCGGCTGAACATTCCCTAAGTAATCAGTACAACGTAAAAAAGCTTTGGATCATTGTGAAGGATTTACCTGAGAAATTTTATGCGTTACACgaaaatgatattataaaattaggaAGATTTCGTCTAAAAGTAAGGCAATTCATTGAATCAGTTGATACGttaaattcattaaaattagaTGATTGTCCATCCAAAAAATGTGAAGCAATATTAGACTCTTCGAATATACAATGTAGAATATGTTTAATAGAAGGTAATCAAGAAAATGATCCATTAATATGTCCATGTGATTGTAAAGGATCTATTAAATATGCTCATTTGATGTGTTTAAGAAAATGGATAAATGGACGATTGAATTTAAATGATCAACTGTTTTCAGGTTCAGTTTTTATAAAGGATATATGCTGTGAGTTATGTAAATCGAAATATCCGAAAagtataaaacaaaatgatgAATTAGTACAACTAGTAAAAATTCCAAATTTGAAAACCCCTTTAATAGTGTTAGATAATATTATAGGACAAACAAGTAAAGGAGTGCACTTAATTAGTTTTgctgataaaaaatatcttaAATTAGGAAGAGGACATGAATCCGATGTTCGAATTCCAGATGTTTCTATTTCAAGATATCATGCtactataaaatatgaaaaaggaTTATTCAAATTAGAAGATCATAATTCAAAATTTGGTACATTAGTTGCTTTGAGAAAAGCTAGAGAAATATGTCCTAAAGATACCATGTCTCTACAAGTAGGTAGAAGTGTCGTAAATTTCAGAGTAGATGAAGAAATTCCATTCAAGAGTGGAACAATTgatattattgaaaataaagaGGTTATAGATTCATCTGAAATAGCTAATAACGAAAAGAGCAATACGAATATTActcaaataaataataccaatttagaagaaaataatagaaatgcTTATGAAGGGAATCAGTTTGTTGATCTAACAAATACCACTAATACTATGCAGAATTCTTATGTTTCTTACAGAGTTGACAATTTTGTGTCCTTATTAAATTATCAAAATGAATATAGAATATTTGGTTTAAGAAATTGCTACAACCTTATGGAAAAtggtaataacaataacaatgaGCAAAATTTGGTCCAACTGAACTGCTCAGGAAACAATATGAACATTGAAGGTATTCAGGATGACCTTGATATGAATAGCAATGAAAATTGTAATGGAAATTGTAATGGAAACAGTAAtagcaataacaataatgttaataatgaCATTAAGATTAATGATTCCATGAATGCACAAATAGTTGTACGAAATAATAATCAGAACATTCAAGAAAATAATGAGGAAGATGaaaacaacaacaacaatgACAATAATGATGAAAACAACAACGATGAAGAGGGAGATGACGATGACGAAAATAATGCCAGCggaaataataacaataataataataataatagtagcaataataatggaaataaCGAAAGCAATGACAGTTGTAATAATGGTCATAATAACAACAGCGATcgtaatgataatgataataatagcaatgaCAGCAGCAACCAGAACAACAGTACCTATAACAGCAATGGTAATAATGACACGTACAGCAATAGTAACggtaataaaaagaataacagTAGTAGCTACAACAATAGTAGCAATAGCAGTAACGGAAGCAGTAGTTCtaataatagttataataacaaaatatgcAGTAGTAATTATGACAGTCctattgaaaataataaatttttaaagcaTACGAACGAAAATTGTAGTAATATGTATCATAATGAGAATATAAGTAGATACAATAGAAATGATTCTGGAAATTATTGCAAGAACAATGATAAAGATACATCTTATAACGGTAGAAAGAATGAATATATACGCAACAGCTGTAATACTTTTTGTGACAAAGCTTTAAGTGCACTGAATAGTCATGAtaacttaaattttattaatagaaataattatataaattatgaaaaaatgaatattgaagacaattttttttttcgtaatgAATGGAAAACTCCTCAATTAACAGATTTTTGCACAAATAATGATattctaaataataattttatatttaattgtaatactagtttagaaaaaatgtatgattctgttaataatagtagttaTCAAAAggaatttaatgaaaatgtcTTTCCATATtcttattatcattttaataaaaatgaaggaGAAACGATTAATGGTATTTTATATAACCAAGCAAATTATAATGACACTTATTACACTGGTGACATGAACTTAACTAACAATAAACATACCGCTTATAATGATCCTAGCAAAATGCGTAAGAAAATTGTAGGAATAGAATCTAATAGTCTAAAAGATATAAGCGATATAAATAACGAGGAAAATTTGAATGACTCCCTAacaaaaattcaaaattctAGCAGTATGAATGGCTATTCATTAAACTATGAAAATTGCATggtaaataaatacaaatatagtAAGTCGTTTATGTACTCTACAAAGGACAGCTTACACAATGCTGATGAAGTAAATGGGACCAAGCTGGACGGGTGTGACAGCAACGACCATAacaatagtagtagtagtagtagtaatagcaGTAGTAACGAAAGAGaaagtaatagtaatagaaGTAGGGAAAAAATGAGCGTTACTAAAAAATTGTCGATATCATGTGGTAACAACAATGCGCCATTAATAAACAATTATACTGTTGATGCATGCGAACTAAAAGAACAACATATgttgaaaaacaaaacaaaaatgattaattcgaataataagaatattatgttagatttatatgataaaaaaaatgtacgtcataaaaaattaaaaaaatgtatgaataATGACAATGCAGAAAGACCATTCATTGTAGAAAATATGTACcagaataataatactttGAGTCTTTGTAAAGATGGAAATATGATGCCTAGTAGTATCATTAGTAAAGATCAGAATTATGTTTACAAAAATCAGCACAACGTATCGAAATATATAAAGGGAAATTTAATGAGAAATAAAGTATCatgtacaaatttttttaacgtGCCTTTTCATAGGAATAATTTGAACGATgaatatttgaattattatttaaaaaaaaaatactatagTGAGGAGtcattttataaagaaaagtTGTATTATGAAAGTCCACAGGAGTATAAATGCGATAGAGGTAGAAATAGTTATAGTAggatgaaaaatattaatgatagTAGTGGTGGTGATAATAATAACGGTAGCAGTAATAGCAGCGATAAAATTAGTGCAAAGATTAGCGGTAACATCAAcagtagcagtagcagtagcagATATAAGTTTAACCATAAGTATTACTCACAAAGTGTAGAAACGCACAAACCATACAATGTCTTcaattttaatgataaacTTAGTGTGAACCGAAACAATCCATACGTTCTTATTAACTCGGTTAGTTGTGttgataaaaaattcaaCTATAATTACAGGGGTGGTATTCCTAATTTTAATGTAGGTTCtgattttgttttaaatagTTATTGCTCGAATGGTAATCTTGCTTATTTTGATGTGCCATGTTTGTTACATAACTCAAACTATGCGAATAAAAAGAACCAATCTTTTTTAAACCTACAAAAAGACAAAGATAATtacaataacaatagtaatacTGGTGGTAGCAGTAATTACAACCCAAAGTATAACGACAAATGTGGAagcagtagtaataataacactaTTAGTAATAGTACTACCAATAACACGAGTACTTCCaatcataataatagtaataatgatattaatagtaatagctCTAAttatagtaacaataataatggttacagtaacagtaacagtaacacTAACAGTAACACTAACAGTAACACTAACAGCAATATCGACAGTTGTAGTAGAAATTATGGTGAGTACATAACTGAGAGCAGTAAAAAcgaaattaatatatatgatttcaAAGAACATAACGATATCGAAAAACAATATCATTGTGCAAATGATAACAACAtgaaagaatataatttaccttttgaaaaaaaacacaaaGATTATTTTCTTAGAAATAATAGAAGAAATAAATCATATTATGATGCATATACAAGTTACGCTACTAATGATATTAATGCGTTTATACACAATTACAGTTATTCAGATGAAAAttgcaataataataataccataataaatatcaaaaatatggaattaacaacaaaaaataagaaaaaatattgtaacaataatattaatttggCAGATTTATGCAACTGTTctgaattaaataaatcgTTTTATGATActcaattttataaaaaatttacgtcaaggatcaaaaaaaatgaggaCAATAGAAGTGGTAAAATCAATAAAGGGTATTGTGAAAGCATGAACATGAGTAATGATAGTAGTGACTATAATAGAAGGAAAAGAAATAGcacaaataagaaaaatagtataatCAATAGGGGCAGTGGGAATAGTAGAAGAAGCAGTAGGAATATTCATAAGAttaaaaatgacaaaatgttaataattaaaaacgaCAGGAGTTATAGGAGTGATGGAAGCATCAACTGCGATGATGGTAATAAAAGAGACAGTTGTGAAAACATTCTTAATATTAAACACAGTACATCGGGAAATGTAAACAGTGTtagaaataataacagtGAAGAAGAAATAAGCTTAAATGCAAATGGTACGTATGACGATTTaggaaatatttatgaaactACTGGTAACAGCAACGATAGTGAAAGGGATGAGATCACGTTTGATAGTGTATTAGAGCATGCAGAAATACCTATTACACAtagaaataaagaaacaCCAAATGGAATCATGTATTTTCATAAGTGTAATGGAAGTAATTTGTCGAGTCATTCGAATACCTCATTGAACGTTATgggtaataaaaaaagcaatGCAAAATCgcacaaaataaaacgaaacaCAATAAGATGA
- the USB1 gene encoding U6 snRNA phosphodiesterase, putative has product MLNKGNFSSYIYIPVKCNKSVKKKCELCYEVLCKLVEKQFSLCNDKRKNANFYNGKNNSLNKEEISKHVFYQLDNLNLGKNKQNGLEETDFNEPLHITIAGSVHIKKHMIVPFIEKIKEELQNQSCVDLYKSQKHTKYFCCYSVKWDQQELHLNSLINKINGVLEKFGLSNNYAKRMCHISLAYTDVNLEFILEKNKLNTKGSFWPDISEIIEEYNSEKHTKSEVRTSTDVHSASNNDVFYIYVSRICVRVGNKLYEIPFKSFHDDLNFLPSDSSYASST; this is encoded by the exons atgctgaATAAGGGCAACTTCAgttcttatatatacatccCAG TGAAATGTAACAAAAgtgtcaaaaaaaaatgcgaGCTCTGTTATGAGGTTTTGTGCAAACTAGTAGAAAAGCAATTTAGCTTATGTAATGATAAGAGGAAGAATGCAAATTTTTATAAcggtaaaaataatagcttaaataaagaagaaatatcAAAGCATGTTTTTTACCAGCTAGATAATTTAAATCtaggaaaaaacaaacagAATGGACTGGAGGAAACAGATTTTAACGAACCTTTACATATAACTATAGCAGGTTCTgtgcatataaaaaaacatatgatTGTGCCGTTTATAGAGAAAATAAAGGAAGAGTTGCAAAATCAGAGCTG CGTTGACTTATATAAAAGCCAAAAACACACGAAATATTTTTGCTGCTATTCTGTGAAGTGGGATCAACAAGAACTGCACTTAAActctttaataaataaaataaatggagTATTAGAGAAATTCGGATTATCTAACAATTATGCAAAAAGGATGTGTCATATATCATTAGCATATACTGATGTTAACTTGGAATTTATcttagaaaaaaacaaattaaatacaaaaggAAGCTTCTGGCCAGATATAAGCGAAATAATAGAAGAATATAACTCCGAGAAGCATACCAAGTCTGAGGTGCGTACCTCTACTGATGTGCATTCAGCAAGTAATAACGatgttttttacatttacgTTAGTCGTATTTGTGTTCGGGTTGGCaacaaattatatgaaattcCGTTTAAGAGTTTTCATGATGATTTAAACTTTCTCCCGTCTGACAGCTCCTACGCTAGTAGCACATAG